Proteins encoded in a region of the Leptolyngbya sp. CCY15150 genome:
- a CDS encoding homogentisate phytyltransferase: protein MSKSSTASRRPKAVHSSFLRSLWRFSRPHTILGTTLSLWGMGLITGAIAFPVPLGWLFLSLVVAWVTCLCGNVYIVGLNQLEDIPIDRINKPQLPLPSGAFSRRQGQWIVSISGLLAIALAALQGPFLLAMVGLSLLIGTAYSLPPFRLKRSPFWASLCILGVRGVIVNLGLFLHSQAVLTQQSLWLWSTPGSIEPIPGIVWALTGFILVFTFAIAIFKDIPDVAGDRQYNIWTFTARLGSRAVFNLSRWVITASYGGMILVSWGLDHVHRPWLIGSHLMAIALFWILSRRVNLHQPADIVRFYQTIWKFFLVEYLIVPIACWLALL, encoded by the coding sequence ATGTCTAAGTCATCTACTGCTTCTCGCCGCCCTAAAGCTGTCCATTCTTCCTTTCTGCGATCGCTCTGGCGATTTTCCAGACCTCACACCATTTTGGGAACCACTCTAAGCCTGTGGGGGATGGGGTTAATCACGGGGGCGATCGCTTTCCCTGTGCCCCTAGGATGGTTGTTCCTATCGCTCGTGGTTGCTTGGGTGACGTGCCTCTGCGGTAATGTCTACATCGTGGGACTCAACCAGCTAGAAGACATTCCCATCGATCGCATCAATAAACCCCAGCTACCGTTGCCCTCCGGCGCATTTTCACGCCGACAGGGGCAGTGGATTGTGTCGATCAGTGGTCTACTAGCCATCGCCCTAGCTGCTCTCCAAGGCCCTTTTTTACTGGCTATGGTGGGTCTCAGTTTGCTCATTGGCACAGCTTATTCCCTGCCGCCTTTTCGCCTAAAGCGCTCTCCATTCTGGGCCTCGCTCTGTATTTTGGGTGTGCGCGGGGTGATTGTGAATCTAGGTTTATTCCTGCATAGCCAAGCTGTGCTGACGCAGCAATCGCTCTGGCTTTGGTCAACACCTGGATCCATCGAGCCAATTCCCGGCATTGTATGGGCGCTCACTGGATTTATCTTAGTTTTTACCTTCGCGATCGCCATTTTCAAAGATATTCCAGACGTAGCAGGCGATCGCCAGTACAATATTTGGACGTTTACCGCACGACTCGGTAGCCGCGCGGTGTTTAATCTATCCCGTTGGGTGATAACGGCCAGCTATGGCGGCATGATCCTGGTGAGCTGGGGGCTAGACCATGTTCATCGCCCTTGGTTGATCGGTTCCCACCTGATGGCGATCGCCCTCTTTTGGATCCTCAGCCGACGGGTGAATCTGCACCAGCCGGCTGACATTGTGAGGTTTTACCAAACAATCTGGAAATTCTTCTTGGTTGAATACCTAATCGTTCCGATCGCCTGCTGGTTAGCCTTGCTTTAA
- the coaE gene encoding dephospho-CoA kinase (Dephospho-CoA kinase (CoaE) performs the final step in coenzyme A biosynthesis.), whose translation MSTILPRKSSGHQRIIGLTGGIGMGKTTVSDYLRDRHHLPILDADIYAREAVDVGSPLLADIADRYGTCILFPSGHLDRRRLGDIVFGSVAERTWIERQIHPFVRQRIQQDLRDLPPDRYPVVVVVVPLLFEARMTDLVNEIWVVRCPPQQQMDRLIQRELSRVSEGDRVDLEQIQARISSQLAVERKVDQAHVVLENTSSLEDLQAQVDRALKQG comes from the coding sequence ATGTCTACCATCTTGCCTCGTAAATCATCCGGTCATCAGCGCATTATTGGACTCACCGGCGGTATTGGCATGGGCAAAACCACCGTGTCTGACTACCTACGCGATCGCCACCATCTGCCAATTCTAGATGCCGATATCTATGCCCGCGAAGCCGTTGACGTGGGCTCTCCTCTGCTAGCCGATATTGCCGATCGCTACGGAACCTGTATTTTATTTCCCAGCGGTCATCTAGATCGGCGGCGCTTGGGAGATATTGTGTTTGGCAGTGTGGCGGAACGCACCTGGATTGAGCGACAAATCCATCCCTTTGTGCGCCAGCGCATTCAGCAGGATTTGCGCGACCTGCCGCCGGATCGATATCCGGTGGTGGTGGTCGTCGTGCCGCTGCTGTTTGAGGCGCGGATGACCGATCTGGTGAATGAAATCTGGGTGGTGCGCTGCCCGCCCCAACAGCAAATGGATCGGTTAATTCAACGGGAGTTGTCTCGGGTGTCGGAGGGCGATCGCGTTGACCTAGAACAGATTCAGGCGCGCATTAGCAGCCAGCTTGCCGTGGAACGTAAGGTGGATCAAGCCCATGTGGTGTTAGAGAATACATCGAGCTTGGAGGATCTGCAGGCCCAGGTTGACCGCGCTTTAAAGCAAGGCTAA